Proteins from one Syngnathus scovelli strain Florida chromosome 17, RoL_Ssco_1.2, whole genome shotgun sequence genomic window:
- the LOC125984603 gene encoding myocilin: MWLQVALVSFLISASQVQAEDHASLRHSNDAAGRCQYTFTVSSPQETSCTGDNGRPEMEGVLSRLTLLEALVSRLIAGAGTRSDAEAGLPETFSQITGERNQLRMDKDQLSRQIQELHKRVTELSHETESLRQKPCLQTNSLADTRRKLNHRLASDLGNDFRHDAYQEMKAEVSEVPASHLLPDGKTSSCGELLSVEEPVLHRKADGFTGKYGVWLQDPEPQGTQYSDKTVWRMDTVGKDVRRLFVYEDMKQFAHGPPMKILLLPEAVESTGATIYRGSLYYQRKVSRTLIRYDLASESLVSRRDLPHAGFHGQYPYSWGGYTDIDLAADERGLWAIYSTSKAKGAIVLSQLDPENLQVKRSWETQIRKNTVANAFMMCARLYTVASYAAVNTTINHAFDTATETGRDLSVPFQNKYGYNSMVDYNHAQRKLFAWDNFHMVSYDLRVGGASK, from the exons ATGTGGCTCCAGGTGGCTCTCGTGTCGTTCCTCATTTCGGCCAGCCAAGTTCAGGCTGAAGACCACGCGTCCCTGCGCCACTCCAACGATGCTGCTGGACGCTGTCAGTACACCTTCACTGTGTCCAGCCCCCAGGAGACCAGCTGCACCGGGGACAACGGGAGACCTGAGATGGAGGGAGTCCTGTCCCGGCTGACCCTGCTTGAGGCTCTGGTTAGCCGGCTGATAGCAGGAGCAGGTACCAGGAGTGATGCTGAGGCGGGCCTTCCAGAGACTTTCTCCCAGATAACGGGGGAAAGAAACCAACTGAGAATGGACAAAGATCAACTGAGCAGGCAGATCCAGGAGCTCCACAAGAGGGTGACGGAACTCAGCCACGAGACTGAAAGCCTCAGGCAGAAGCCCTGTCTGCAGACAAACAGCTTAGCAGATACTCGCAGAAAACTCAACCACAGACTTGCCAGTG ATCTTGGAAATGATTTCAGACATGATGCCTATCAAGAGATGAAGGCAGAAGTGTCCGAAGTCCCAGCATCCCACCTGCTTCCTGATGGAAAGACTTCCA GTTGCGGCGAGTTGCTCTCTGTGGAAGAGCCCGTGTTACACAGGAAAGCTGACGGTTTTACAGGGAAGTACGGAGTTTGGCTGCAGGATCCCGAGCCTCAAGGAACTCAGTATAGCGACAAGACAGTGTGGCGTATGGATACAGTGGGCAAAGATGTGCGTCGGCTGTTTGTATACGAAGACATGAAGCAGTTCGCCCACGGCCCCCCCATGAAAATCCTACTCCTGCCCGAAGCGGTCGAGAGCACGGGAGCGACGATATACCGAGGCTCCCTCTACTACCAGCGTAAAGTCAGCCGCACCCTGATCCGCTACGACCTAGCCTCAGAGAGCCTGGTATCGCGTCGGGATCTCCCTCACGCCGGCTTCCACGGCCAGTACCCTTACTCGTGGGGGGGCTACACTGACATCGACCTGGCGGCAGATGAGCGAGGTCTGTGGGCCATCTACAGCACCAGCAAGGCAAAAGGCGCCATTGTGCTTTCTCAGCTGGACCCCGAGAACCTGCAAGTCAAGAGAAGCTGGGAGACCCAAATCAGGAAGAACACTGTGGCCAACGCGTTCATGATGTGCGCTCGTCTGTACACGGTGGCCAGTTACGCAGCGGTTAACACCACCATCAACCATGCGTTCGACACGGCCACCGAGACGGGCCGCGACCTCTCTGTGCCCTTCCAAAATAAATATGGTTACAATAGCATGGTGGACTACAACCACGCCCAGCGAAAGCTGTTTGCCTGGGACAACTTCCACATGGTCAGCTATGACCTTCGAGTGGGTGGGGCTAGTAAGTGA